From the Corynebacterium sp. P3-F1 genome, the window CACGACCTGTGTTGGAGTCGACGCGTAGGCCAAGTCCCTGTACCCGGCGTTGGACAGTGCCTGTTGCACGACCTTTGGCAGCGGTGAGTTGTCGAATGCCGGTGCGGCGGGAGCGAGCGCCCCTGATTGATCCGTGCCGGCCCCATTCGGTGCGCCGAGTTCTGGCAGCAGTTGTGTGAAGAGCGGCGTGACCGGTACGAGTTCAGTGGTGAGTTTCGGTGAGAACGCAGCCAGGAAGGATTCCTCCAAAGCCTTCGCAACACCCGGGTTAGGTGTACTCCGCACCACCGCTAGCGCTGCCGCTGCTTGGAGCGAATTCGCTTCCGCCACAGTGACGAGATTGGCGGTGTGCGCTGACAGCGCACCGGCATTTGCCATGTACTCGGATCCAGCCGCTTCCACCTGTCCGAGGTGTTGGATGGCCCGCGCGATCGATTCTGTTTCCGCTGAGCCTTGGAGATCCCCGATAGCCGCGGGAATGTAGGACAGTGCTTCACCAATCGTCGCTGCGGTGTCTGCCCAGTCCAAAGACATCCCAGACATCGACGCTGTGTCTGTGGCCATCAGCTGCACGTTCAACGATTCCAAGCTGTTGGGCCGACCCGCAACCGGGTTCGTCGCGTCGAATGCGTTAACGATCGGGTCCGCTGTGCTTACGTCATCGATCACAGCCCGGTAACCGCCGTTCATCACCTTTCCCCCGACGTTGCCCAGCACGTCCGCAAAGCTAGCGTCCGCCATCTGGAACCCCAGCAACTGCGCTGTCAGCAAGTCGACTGCATTATTAAAATGCTGCGCCAACCCCTTGGTCGCCTCCGGCTCACTGTCCGACCTGATACTGCCGTGCATCAGTCCTGATTCGTCTAGACCGGACACTTGCGAGAAGGATCTTCCACCAGCCAGCAATCCGAATAACGAAGCCTCAGTGATTGCGCCAACTGCTTGATTTAACTTGTCGATCCCGCTCTGGATCTCACCACTTACTATTTTCATAATCCCCCCTATGGTTCGAGCTGGTAAAACGCCTCTAAGACTTCTATTGCCCGCTCACAAAATGCTTCGCGTGGTTGTGCTCCTTCGATCTGGCCAACGCCAATCCCGAACTGGCCTCTCGAAGTATCCACGGCAGCACCGCAAACATCATCATCACGATCGAGATGCACGTACGTGTAGGCGTTAGGCAAAATCGAAGATGCATTTTGCCTAACTAACTTCCTGTCTGCTTTGGTGCTCTGAAAGTTTCCAGATCCACCGGTTATGACATAACTGCGAAAATCGGAAACCACAGGCTTAAGAGCGCACCCTCGTAACCCCTTGGTCTCGTCACTCCGTGTCCTCCCATCCATCTCAAACCCGATCGCGGCGAACTCCTCGGCGGTGATCTCCTCGCAGGGGTTGAATATGTTCCCGGCGACGTCGTCGTAGGTGAAGTCCCCGAGGATGAGATCGCCGCTGCGGAAGTGGAAGGCAGGTGGTTCGTCGGGGGCAGGACTGGGTTGGTCATCCGCGGATTGGGTGACAGCAGACGACGGGCTGGATGGAGCGGCTTCGATACCACCGAGAGTTGAGCCTCCCAACGAGCAGCCGGCCAGCGCCACTACCAACACAGCCCCCGATGCGGCGGAGAACACGCGGTCAACCTTGGTCCCCCAACCTGTGGTCATGCCGCGTCGCATTCTCATCTCCCCCGTCCCCCTTAGCGGCGGATGCGCCTGTATTCGTAGTGGTGCTGGCCGACAGCACCAAGGATGGCATGCGTCAAGGGAAAGGGAAACGGAAAGCTGTCCACTTCAGTAGACATCGCTGGCAAAGCAAGCACCTGTCGGGCGGTTCAATACTGGCGATCCAGAACATGTGGTCGACGCCACATTTCCGGGCAAAAAATAGGCGAAGGAACGCTTCCGGCTGGAGGTCGGATCAGAACGCTGAAAATTGTGGAACACGCGTCGGCGACTTCCCTGGAAAGCCCGATCGAAAGGACACCACAGTCTCCGTATGGCGAGAGATTCCAAGAAAGAAACACCGACTGCGCATAAAAAACCGGGCACCCAACTGAAGTGCCCGGAAAACAAAGACGGGGTTGAGCCGCCGCGAGAAGGCTACTGGCCTTCCTCGTGCTCCAGCAGACCGTGCTCGATCTCACGGAGGGCAATGGACAGCGGCTTCTCACCCGGCTGCGGAGTGACCAGGGGGCCGATGAACTCGAACACGCCCTCGTCCTGCTCCTGGTAGTAGCTATTGATCTGGCGGGCACGCTTGGCCGCGAAGATCACCAGGGCATACTTGGAGGACACCTTGGTCAGCAGCTCATCAATAGGCGGGGCCGTGATGCCTTCGGGTGCGTCGTACACCTGCTCATTGACATCGGCGGTCTCTGCCGAATTAGCCAGATCGTTGGTCACGTTGCTCACTCACACCTACTCGTTGTTTGGACGCTGGACGCACAAGAGAATATCACTGATCCCCTGCACAGCCTCATCCAGATCGTTGTTGACAATGACATCATCGAACTCGTCCTGAGCGGCGAGCTCAGCGCGCGCCGTTTGCAATCGACGTGCAATCACATCCTCGGTCTCCGTCGCGCGGCCGGTCAGCCGCTGCACGAGAACCTCCCACGACGGCGGGGCAAGGAAGACCGTGACCGCCTCCGGCATGATCTCCTTGATGTTTCGGGCACCTGCAAGGTCGACCTCGACCAGCACCGGGCGGCCCGCATCGAGGGCCTCCCTCACCGGGGCAGCGGGAGTGCCGGAGCGTTGAAGACCACCGTGAATGTCAGCCCACTCGAGCATCTCGCCCGCATCAATCCGGTTCTGGAAGTCATCGCGGCTGACAAAGAAATAGTCTTTGCCGTCCACTTCACCCGGACGCGGATCGCGTGTGGTCATGGAGACGGAGAAGTACAGGTCCTCGACTTCCTTGCGGAGTCGCTGCACCACCGTGGACTTTCCAACGGCGGAAGGGCCAGCCAAAACAACCAGCCGGCCCTTCCCTTTCGTGTTTGACACCGATTATTCCCCGAAACCGAAGCGCTCGAGCAGAGCACGACGCTGACGGTCGCCGAGACCGCGGAGACGACGGGTCTGAGCGATCTCGAGCTCCTCCATGATCTCGCGGGCCTTGACTTTGCCCACCTTCGGCATCGCCTCGAGCAGAGCGGAGACCTTGGTCTTGCCGATGATCTCGTCGGACTCTGCCTTCTCCAGCACTTCCTTGAGGTTCGTGTCGCCGCGTTTCAGGGACGCCTTGAGCTCAGCACGCTGCTTGCGTGCTTCCGCAGCCTTAGCGAGAGCTTCCTGACGCTGTTCCGGGGTCAATTCGGGAAGGGCCACTGGGTTCCTCCAATGTGTTAGGGGTTAAATTCTGATCCAGCTTATGAACCGATTCGACACTGTCGCAAAAGAATTACACACTTGCAACTCGTCGACGTGGGACAACTGTACCACCGAGCGGTTCCAGACACGATGATCGTCGACGTATTTTGCCACGTCATCGCATCGACGCCTATAACCTACCAGCAGTTTTCGGGTTCGCGATATTTAGGGTGAGATTAGCCGTGAAGCACCAGCAATTTCGCAGCTTCACGCAGGCCAGAGACAGCGGGGCCCGTGGACAGCACGGAACGCGACACATTAGGGAAAACGAGGTGCGCGTTCGCCCCGGCGATGCGCGCAACATCAGCCATCGTCGCTCCCTGCGCACCGACTCCCGGCATGAGCACCGGAGCATTGAGATCGTCGAGCGCCGGAGGATGAGCCAGCGTCGCACCGACTACGACACCCACGTGCCCTACGAGGGCAGGTTCCGTCCCGCTATCCGCACGCTTATCGACGTTGTACTCCGCACATTCGTCCACCATCTGCTGCGCCACGGTGACACCGCTACGGTCGAGGACCTGCGACTGGAAATCTTCAGCTTCCGGGTTGGAGTTGGCGGACATAACGAAGACTCCGCGGTTCTCCCGGCCGGCCAGCTCAATGGCTGGGGCAAGTGAACCGACACCGAGATACGGAGTCAATGTCACGGCGTCGCAACACAGCGGAGAGTTCGAGTCGAGCCAGGCCAAGGCATAGCCCTCCATTGTCGAACCGATGTCACCGCGCTTAGCGTCGGCAACCACGAGCGAATCGCTCTCCCGCAATGCGGCGATCGTTTCCTCCAGCACGGCGAATCCGGCCGATCCGAAGCGTTCGTAGAACGCCACCTGAGGCTTGATCAGCGCCACGTGGCCTGCGAAAGCTTCGACGCAGCGCAGCGAGAATTCCCGCAGCCCGTCGATGTCGGCGTTCAACCCCCATGCGCTGAGCAGCGATTCGTGTGGGTCGATGCCGACGCAGAGCCGGCCGTACTTCTCCCCTGCCTCAACGAGGCGGTTGCCGAAGTTCCGCGGGTGCGTGTGCTCCGCCATCTACTTCGCCGCCTGCGCGTTGTGCTCGATCTCCTGCAAGCTGGTCACGGTGATCTCATTCGCGCGCAGCGATTCGATCCCCTGGACCGCTGCGGTGACACCCTGCACGGTGGTCATGATCGGAACGCTCGACACCACCGCCGCTGCGCGGATGTCATAGCCGTCGTGGCGCGCACCCGCGGACCCCGCCGGGGTGTTCAGCACCAAATCGACCTCGCCTTCCAAGATGCGGTCCACGATCGATTTGCCTTCCGCGCCCTCGCGGACCGCCGACGCCTTGAGCACCACCTCACACTCGATGCCGTTGCGGCGCAGCATCTGGGCGGTGCCTTTGGTCGCCAGCACCTTGAAGCCCATGGTGGAAAGGCGCTGGATCGGGAAGATCAGCGTGCGCTTGTCGCGGTTGGCCAAGGAGACGAACACGGTGCCCTCAGTGGGCAGCTCGCCGAACGCGGCGGCCTCCGCCTTCGCGAACGCGACGCCGAACGACGGCGCCAGGCCCATAACCTCGCCTGTGGACTTCATCTCAGGGCCGAGAATGGTGTCCAGCAGAGCTCCGTCCGGGCGACGGAAACGGGTGAACGGGAGCACCGCTTCCTTAACAGCGATCGGGTGCTCCAACGGCAGGGACCCGCCGTCGTAATTCGACGGAATGAGCCCTTCCTCGCGCAGTTCCTGGATGGTCAAACCGAGCATGATGCGCGCCGCAGCCTTGGCCAGGTGCACGCCAGTGGCCTTAGACACGAACGGAACCGTGCGGGAGGCGCGCGGGTTAGCCTCGATGACGTAGAGGATGTCGTCCTTCAGAGCGAACTGCACGTTCATCAAACCCTTCACACCGATCCCGTGCGCGAGCGCCTCCGCGGAGCGGCGGACCTTGTCAATGTCGTCCGGACCTAGCGTCATCGGCGGCAGAGCGCAGGCGGAGTCGCCGGAGTGGATACCAGCTTCCTCGATGTGCTCCATCACGCCGCCGAGGTACACGTCGTTTCCGTCGCAAAGAACGTCGACGTCGATCTCGATGGCATTGTCCAAGAAGCGGTCCACGAGCACCGGGTGATCCGGCGAGAGCTCCGTGGCGCGCTCGATGTAGTCGCGCAGGTTGTCCTCGTCATAGACGATTTCCATGCCGCGTCCACCCAGAACGTAGGAAGGGCGCACGAGAACCGGGTAACCGATGCGGTCGGCGACTTCGCGGGCGCCTTCAAAAGACGTCGCGGTGCCATAGGCCGGCGCCGGCAGCTCGGCGGCATCGAGCACCTTGCCGAATTCGCCGCGGTCCTCGGCCATGTCGATGGCTTCGGGGGTAGTGCCCACGACGGGCACGCCTGCGTCGGCAAGCTTCTGCGCGAGACCGAGCGGGGTCTGTCCACCGAGCTGGACAATCACGCCTGCGACGGTGCCGCTCGCGGATTCCGCGCGGTAGATCTCCATGACGTCCTCGAACGTCAGAGGCTCAAAGTAGAGGCGGTCAGCGGTATCGTAGTCGGTGGACACCGTCTCCGGGTTGCAGTTGACCATGACGGTCTCGTAACCGACGCGTGAGAGTTCGAGAGCCGCGTGCACGCACGAGTAGTCGAACTCGATGCCCTGGCCAATGCGGTTCGGGCCGGAACCGAGAATGATGACCTTCTCGCGGCCCGACTCCTCCACCTCAGATTCGGCGTTCGGGTCGTACTCGTACGCGGAGTAGTGGTACGGCGTCTGCGCCTCGAACTCGCCCGCGCAGGTGTCCACGGTCTTGTACACGGGGTGAATGCGAAGCGACCAGCGCAGGGAGCGCACTCCGTCTTCACCGGCGAGCTCCGGGCGCAGCGCAGCGATCTGGGAGTCGGACAACCCGTACACCTTGGCCTCGCGGAGCAGTTCGGCGTCGAGCACGGGGGCGTCGATAAGCTGCTGGCGAAAGTCGATGAGTGCCTTGAGCTCGGCAAGGAACCAGGGGTCGATGCCGCTTGCTTCGTAGACCTGCTCGATGGTGGCGCCGAGGCGCAAAGCCAGCTCGACGTCGTACATGCGCTTGTCCGTCGGACGGGTCAGATCGTCGAGCACGGCTGCGACATTGTTTTCGCGGCCGTCCGCGAAATAGTGGTCGGGCTTGGTCCAGAAACCATTCGGCTTATCCTCCATCGACCGCATGACCTTGTTCAGGCCCTGGATGTAGTTGCGGCCAATGCCCATGGCCTCGCCCACTGCCTTCATGGAGGTGCCCAGGGTCTCGTCGGCACCCGGGAATTTCTCGAACGCGAAGCGCGGCATCTTCACAATCACGTAATCGAGCGTCGGCTCGAAGGCAGCCGGGGTGACTCCCGTGATGTCGTTGGTGATCTCATCGAGGGTGTAGCCGATGGCCAGCTTCGACGCGATCTTGGCGATGGGGAAGCCGGTGGCCTTGGACGCGAGGGCCGACGAGCGGGACACGCGCGGATTCATCTCGATAGTGATGATGCGGCCGTCGACGGGGTTCACCGCGAACTGGATATTGCAGCCGCCGGTGTCCACGCCAACCTCTCGGATGATCGCGATGCCCTGGTCGCGCATCGTCTGGAACTCGCGGTCCGTCAGCGTCAGCGCCGGCGCGACCGTGACGGAGTCACCCGTGTGGACGCCAAGCGCGTCGACGTTCTCGATCGAGGCGATGACCACGACATTGTCGTCGCCGTCGCGCATAAGCTCGAGCTCGAACTCCTTCCAACCGAGAATCGATTCCTCGATAAGAACGTTCGCTTCC encodes:
- a CDS encoding DUF3558 domain-containing protein, with the protein product MTTGWGTKVDRVFSAASGAVLVVALAGCSLGGSTLGGIEAAPSSPSSAVTQSADDQPSPAPDEPPAFHFRSGDLILGDFTYDDVAGNIFNPCEEITAEEFAAIGFEMDGRTRSDETKGLRGCALKPVVSDFRSYVITGGSGNFQSTKADRKLVRQNASSILPNAYTYVHLDRDDDVCGAAVDTSRGQFGIGVGQIEGAQPREAFCERAIEVLEAFYQLEP
- the rpoZ gene encoding DNA-directed RNA polymerase subunit omega, whose translation is MSNVTNDLANSAETADVNEQVYDAPEGITAPPIDELLTKVSSKYALVIFAAKRARQINSYYQEQDEGVFEFIGPLVTPQPGEKPLSIALREIEHGLLEHEEGQ
- the gmk gene encoding guanylate kinase, translating into MSNTKGKGRLVVLAGPSAVGKSTVVQRLRKEVEDLYFSVSMTTRDPRPGEVDGKDYFFVSRDDFQNRIDAGEMLEWADIHGGLQRSGTPAAPVREALDAGRPVLVEVDLAGARNIKEIMPEAVTVFLAPPSWEVLVQRLTGRATETEDVIARRLQTARAELAAQDEFDDVIVNNDLDEAVQGISDILLCVQRPNNE
- the mihF gene encoding integration host factor, actinobacterial type translates to MALPELTPEQRQEALAKAAEARKQRAELKASLKRGDTNLKEVLEKAESDEIIGKTKVSALLEAMPKVGKVKAREIMEELEIAQTRRLRGLGDRQRRALLERFGFGE
- the pyrF gene encoding orotidine-5'-phosphate decarboxylase translates to MAEHTHPRNFGNRLVEAGEKYGRLCVGIDPHESLLSAWGLNADIDGLREFSLRCVEAFAGHVALIKPQVAFYERFGSAGFAVLEETIAALRESDSLVVADAKRGDIGSTMEGYALAWLDSNSPLCCDAVTLTPYLGVGSLAPAIELAGRENRGVFVMSANSNPEAEDFQSQVLDRSGVTVAQQMVDECAEYNVDKRADSGTEPALVGHVGVVVGATLAHPPALDDLNAPVLMPGVGAQGATMADVARIAGANAHLVFPNVSRSVLSTGPAVSGLREAAKLLVLHG
- the carB gene encoding carbamoyl-phosphate synthase large subunit, which encodes MKRDDINHVLVIGSGPIVIGQACEFDYSGTQACRVLKEEGLRVTLINSNPATIMTDPEFADHTYVEPIQPEYIDKILEREAEQGTPVDAILATLGGQTALNAAIQLDRQGILSKHGVELIGANIDAIERGEDRQKFKDIVAKIGGESARSRVCYNMDEVKDTVAELGLPVVVRPSFTMGGLGSGLAFTMEDLERIAGDGLEASPEANVLIEESILGWKEFELELMRDGDDNVVVIASIENVDALGVHTGDSVTVAPALTLTDREFQTMRDQGIAIIREVGVDTGGCNIQFAVNPVDGRIITIEMNPRVSRSSALASKATGFPIAKIASKLAIGYTLDEITNDITGVTPAAFEPTLDYVIVKMPRFAFEKFPGADETLGTSMKAVGEAMGIGRNYIQGLNKVMRSMEDKPNGFWTKPDHYFADGRENNVAAVLDDLTRPTDKRMYDVELALRLGATIEQVYEASGIDPWFLAELKALIDFRQQLIDAPVLDAELLREAKVYGLSDSQIAALRPELAGEDGVRSLRWSLRIHPVYKTVDTCAGEFEAQTPYHYSAYEYDPNAESEVEESGREKVIILGSGPNRIGQGIEFDYSCVHAALELSRVGYETVMVNCNPETVSTDYDTADRLYFEPLTFEDVMEIYRAESASGTVAGVIVQLGGQTPLGLAQKLADAGVPVVGTTPEAIDMAEDRGEFGKVLDAAELPAPAYGTATSFEGAREVADRIGYPVLVRPSYVLGGRGMEIVYDEDNLRDYIERATELSPDHPVLVDRFLDNAIEIDVDVLCDGNDVYLGGVMEHIEEAGIHSGDSACALPPMTLGPDDIDKVRRSAEALAHGIGVKGLMNVQFALKDDILYVIEANPRASRTVPFVSKATGVHLAKAAARIMLGLTIQELREEGLIPSNYDGGSLPLEHPIAVKEAVLPFTRFRRPDGALLDTILGPEMKSTGEVMGLAPSFGVAFAKAEAAAFGELPTEGTVFVSLANRDKRTLIFPIQRLSTMGFKVLATKGTAQMLRRNGIECEVVLKASAVREGAEGKSIVDRILEGEVDLVLNTPAGSAGARHDGYDIRAAAVVSSVPIMTTVQGVTAAVQGIESLRANEITVTSLQEIEHNAQAAK